The region GAGACGGAGGCTGCTGATGTGAAGTTGAGCTCCGGCATGCTCTCCTCACACTGCAACTATCGCACGGTCCCTCAAACACCGAAAACGGCTTCAATAGGGACGACATTTTGGTCGCCGGGGCTGGTTATAGAAATCTCCCACTGTGGCAATGGTCCCACTCGGACAATATGtcagacaacaacaacacaggaaGGTGCACCAGTGGCGGTGTGTGTGCGGAGCATTAATATTCAAATAGCGGTCGGGCGATGGGGCAGGCCATTGGCTGCATAATGTCTTTACTCAATCACATGACTTTGCCTGACTTTTGGCGACCAATAACGTGGAGGTTGCTGTTTTGTTAATGTGCTGAGGCTGATTTCTAGTCTGACCGTCAAATTTAATGATCCACAACAGTTACCAACCATATAATTTTGCTTAAATATCACTGATTCTTGGGAATTTGGATAAAACaggttttaattttgaaaataaaaagttagttaaattacaaaatctgaaggtATATCATTATAGACAAAAGTGTTGGCTGTTCAGCAATGTACTGCATGGTGCAACGtcctcattttttatttttttcataaaatagaCGTTTTTCCagttattactttgtttttgtcaacaccgtcagacacaataaaaagcaattatgttttatttatttggtctaATATGCATTTAGAGTTTTTAAATCATTAACTGACATTTGTAGTACAGATATGctgttaaatgttgaatattcacttttgttcattttttatacTGTTTCACGTGTACTCCTTTAAAAGATCTAACATCATACAACGTTTACTTTAAGCCTAAATAGAAAAaagttatgttattttatttaacaaacatatatttgtattaaaagagacttttactttaataactcaacagcactgaagaaacatattgtaagcatattcatttaaaacaaataaaactccctctgacggtggtgacactAATCTGGTGACAGTGGCCTCATAACAACATACAATTCCAAAATGTATACCACACAAGATGGCTTCTTGCTTAACAACTTCATTTAACTATCGGGTCCAAAAAATAACAATCCTGAGCATGCATATCATATGAAAGAgtagatttttgtcaccaccgtcagacaTCACCACCGTCAGGATTTTTGTGACGTAcagtctgacggtggtgacaaaaacctccAAATAGTCCTTAACGGAGGCTAGAATATAATTGTTGATCACAATAAATACGGGCTCATGGCTGTGGTTCAGCCTCAGCATCAAGGCCGAAACACAGCTGTGAGGATATCCACGAAaacctgacggtggtgacaaaaacctacTCTTTCACATGATATGCATGAGTTGTTCACATCTTGTTTCCCCTCTAttgctagctacttcagacctcttcttaaaaagtatacatttatgtcataatctaatctaatattttttttatacaaaagaAATGGTGTTGACATGTTATGGTGGCGACAGTAGCAGtgtccaaaaatatgaacaagtttAAGAGAAAATAGCAAATTTAAGGGAGCTTGAGTGATCTTGAAGCATGCAGTAGAGCTGAAGGTTTGAAAATGGGGTCCTCAGGAATGTAGTTGACCTTTTAGTTGCctgattttattgctttttataaatatctgaCGGTGGTGACGAATATGTGGGGCACATTTTGAGCAACcacaaaataatagtaaatattgttaaaaacttactgtttgtagtttttaaaacatattacaaTGTACTATTTCATGTGGTAAATATATTATTCAGTTTAATTAttactttatgtttttttaatcaagttgaAATGATTATCTCCTATCCGAGGACAACTGATTTTGTAGGCAATGGGCCAGcaaataatcattaaattaatacaaatttaaaattaaactatAAAAGAACCTTACATATGTGCAAAGGACCCCTTCATTATAacctttattctttttattcatgaaaatgttattaatttccAACAGAATTGGCACTTTTCTTTGTGGGACATTTTTGCCAGAGTTTCAAGAATCAGTGATATAATATTCAAATTATACCtttcatcatatttttttccttctatGATCTAATAAAGGTTTATATTACTATAGAAAGGGTGTCTAACGTACACATAAGATAAATAGGGTACTCTATCAATCCCAATAGGACATTATGTTGTAAAGCCAAGTCACAAGTACAAAAATAAGATACTCAAGGAGGTATGgtatttaataaaatacaacaaaaagccacaaatgataatataataataaaacccAAGTAAATTGAGTGATCTAAAATTAGGACCATATGTGCCAAATATATGCATGTACACAAAGTGTGCAGGGATAATACCCAATAATACACTGCAAAGTGCCATAAGATTAGAATGGAATTAAATATGTGtgtataggctacatttacagaagtatgtattgtgtgtgtgtgtgtgtgtgtgtgtgtgtgtgtgtgtgtgtgtgtgtgtgtgtgtgtgtgtgtgtgtgtgtgtgtgtgtgtgtgtgtgtgtgtgtgtgtgtaacatatGTAATAATAGAAAGCTATTGAGATATAATACAGAGACTAACACTGATAGTTATACTCTAAGAGCAATGGTATACATAATCAAATGAATTAAGATTAAAAAAGTATTGAACCAGAGTTTGGTACATTGCTACAGCCTCCTAATCCTTGTTCCCTTAAATAGTGCTCTCGCCATGCcagagcacagacacacactgcctCCCCCCATCACCCTTTACAATGAAAGTAGGTCAGTGTTTCCACCCACAATCCCCAACCCCTGAGAAAAACAGAGAGCCAGTCAGTGGCAAAACTGAATGCAAactacaataaattattattcttCATTTTGGGTAATTGATTTGAAAAACAGATGAATTTAATgcttcattcattttatttatttatgtgtgaTCATACAAAGGGGCAGACTTTAGCGAAAAAGTCCAGTTCAGGAGGGAGATGCAGATAGGAagacaataattccttcagctGGTATTCCTGCTCTTCAGTTTCGTCGTGTATTGAGTAGATTCTCACCTGGAAGACATAATGATAAACAAGAGCATTAGTCTCATCTCAGTATATGTCCAGATTTGAGCAGTATCTTTTAGTAGCTTTTTCTCACTCTGATCTTGTTGAGTAAGTTCTTTTTTGTCAGTCTGATGTGTAGCAGCCTCTGCACAGTGCTGATTTCCAAGAAAGCCCAGATTCTCAGCTGCTCCAGGCGCTCACACACCTTAACCAGCTCCAACAGCTCCTCATCCAGGGATTCGCTGCAATTGCTCAGGTCCAGGCTAAGATACTACAGACAGACGAGATAAAGGTTAACTATAACTCATTCATGTCCCACATTTCCACTTCCCTAAACCCCTTCATTGCCATTCTCTAAATATCCCTTCTTTCAGTTTAACACCATCTCTCGACACTTTGCACTCTGTAATGCTGCCAGCTCAGCACCCTGACCTGCAGACTGTGCCTGTACCGAGGCAGCATGCGACAGAGGAGCGGCAGGGTGCTCCAGTTTTGATCGGGGGAGTAGAAAGCTGTCATGGAGTATTCTGTCAAGGGAATCTCAGGAAGCAGTATCCCTGCGAGCCTGTCAGTGTTGATGATTTGGTCCACTGTAAGCTTGACTTTCAGGCCCGGGCAGCTTGATGCCAAAGTTGCCCATGAGCAACCACACACCACcttgacagagagacagaaattaACAAAGGAGGGAAGATTAATTTTCCCCAGTggtatttatttttcacatcCAGGACTTCTTATCTCACAGCACCTACACTATTATGTTGCCAAGAGGAACATGTCACTTGTGTGTGTccttattagggctgggcatcattttaaatcttttgatctggtgccaatttcgatacctcagtttcgatgccagttccttaacgatacttttttcgatacaatatgttttaatatccatttcaacatcaacaaaaatacattaaacacaaaacttttatttaccaccttaattgtgaatcaaaatagttatcaaaattaaaacattatggtaactgctcactcagagtaacattaataaaactggTTGTGCTTTTGGATAGGGGTGCGCCAGTCAGATACTCAGATACTATCAATCCgaacaaaattaacaaaaaaagagaaaccttttttgccacaacatgaacatattatgaataataaataaataaacaatgacaTTGTGTACAGGCTAATATTGAATTAACTAAAATAGTTTTAGTTCAAACTGCATAATGACACAaacctttaacaataaacttggTGACAGCCCTGTTGTCAACATTGAACTAATGGAGAACTAACTTAAGTGCAAAGGAATGtaattgaattgccttgttgctgaaaggtgctgtagaaatagtgttgccttgccttacaacctcagcctgtcagtcagtcaccagggcatagaaatcactgttgtgcctgcttgtctcaaaggaagtgtaatgtcaacagcaccgcgaccgctttcgcctcgccattaatatcataacgcagcaaacgctgtctgcgtgaagttttgaaaactgtaaccacacttgaaaccactttatcggtatcggcgtgactcactgtgacttcaacaaaactgcagatcTAACGTAGTTTGCTAAAATTTACTCTGTCCACAcctctgcgtgcgtgtgtgtgtgcgtgtgtcggagctccgctctctgtcaatatgcagaaaggacagataagcttgcgtaCCGAAATTTGGTACTGTTTGATTTAAAGTGAATCGGTCCTCGGTAGTACCGACATAATTTGGTCGGTATACCCAAAAAAGTACagagttcggtacccaaccctagtcctcAGCTCGCCAAAGCTGACGTCCATGATTTTTCAATAATAGCCTTCAGTGTCATCACAGTTTATCCATCTACATAAGCAGTTAGGCTATTTAAATTGGACATAGTCCACTGGACCAATGGCTGCTATTTCTCACTTGGCAAATAAGCAAGTAATGTGATCTATGTATTTCTTGCTTACCTGTTCATGGGGCTCATTCAAAGTACAgtgcagtgaaaatgtttgcAAGTAGGTGACATCTCTCCATCCTCGCTGTCTGTGCTGGAATGCCATTAGCAGCTCATCTGACAAGCAGGAGTAACTCAGGCTCAGGTCGGTGAGGCCCTGCAGGTAGCGCAGGATGCGGGGCATGTCAGAGTTACGGTGTACTTGCAGTTCACCAGAAAAGAATCCCCTCAAGTCCAAAGAAGAGCACTGGGGGTAGTAGCACCTCTGAGAATGTGCCAGGACAGAAAGCACCTCCAGACCCTATGGTTAAAGGATCAGGATTCAGAAACggatcacattttttaaatgcccTCAGATGATGGGGTCTGACTTATTGCTTTAATTACCCCGGGCACTTTGGGGAAACCCCTGCCACAGTGATATATCTGAAACATTATCTTTGGACTGGTGCTGTAGTCACCTGATTCATGCAGATTCGCATCTCACTCAGACAAACAGAGGTGAGCCTTGAGGCCCCTCTGCGGAGGAAGAGAATCAGGTAGTCTACTAAAGAGTTCCTGAGCTCTACAGTCCAGGAGGGCTGGTCCAACCCCAGTCTCATGAGGGAGAGGTACTTCAGTGGTGCATTTACTCTGTGGAGACAAAATCACGATCAGGAAATTGTCAGTTACAGTCTGATGGATTGGGATTAATTGGGGTGTTGAATTGTGTAAAACCAAAATTCTGTTTGGATGGGCCTGAAGGAAACACACTCCTTTACCTAGTAAGCTCAGAAAATAGCCCGCTGATGGCTTGCT is a window of Perca fluviatilis chromosome 16, GENO_Pfluv_1.0, whole genome shotgun sequence DNA encoding:
- the LOC120543779 gene encoding F-box only protein 39-like, translating into MDEEFLPLQNREDSTLKEGLGGEEDGKEEMGQVLSVAGHGCSSEGVSGWGSLPDVCLRHVFRFLTDRNRRNADLVCHHWHNVMRSPSLWRSHFFHFNGRLSKYRQSEYCSAVAYVRSLGVYLEQLEVCVCPPRRSLVARRLEQAISGLFSELTRVNAPLKYLSLMRLGLDQPSWTVELRNSLVDYLILFLRRGASRLTSVCLSEMRICMNQGLEVLSVLAHSQRCYYPQCSSLDLRGFFSGELQVHRNSDMPRILRYLQGLTDLSLSYSCLSDELLMAFQHRQRGWRDVTYLQTFSLHCTLNEPHEQVVCGCSWATLASSCPGLKVKLTVDQIINTDRLAGILLPEIPLTEYSMTAFYSPDQNWSTLPLLCRMLPRYRHSLQYLSLDLSNCSESLDEELLELVKVCERLEQLRIWAFLEISTVQRLLHIRLTKKNLLNKIRVRIYSIHDETEEQEYQLKELLSSYLHLPPELDFFAKVCPFV